Part of the Mauremys mutica isolate MM-2020 ecotype Southern chromosome 1, ASM2049712v1, whole genome shotgun sequence genome is shown below.
ATGAGCCACAGGATGGAATGAAAACCATAGaagcaaagtatcagaggggtagccctgttagtctggttctgtagaagcagcaaagaatcctgtggcaccttatagactaacagacgttttgcagcatgagctttcgtgggtgaatacccacttcttcggatgcaaggctgcaatgcatccgaagaagtgggtcttcacccacgaaagctcatgctgcaaaacgtctgttagtctataaggtgccacaggattcacagaagcaaaggctgaaggaactgggtatgtttagtttggaaaagagggatTAAGCGGGGACATGACAGCGGTATTGAGATACTTGAAAGGTTGCTATAAAAATGGAGGAAAGCTGTTATTTCTTGCCACAGAGTGCAGGCAGGTTGAGAAAAGTCCTTCACTGCAagttttccaaaggaggctggacaggcatctgtcttggatggtttagacacaataaatcctgTATCGTGGCAGCAGTTGGACTAGCTGATACTCGTGGCCCATTCTAATCTTGTGgctctatgattccatgatataaaatcctagtgtagaccaggtcttcaCGAAACACACGTTATGGAGCTCAATACTGGAGTAACTGTGAGAAATGTACtgtggtagtactgtgtccctaccgagttgggtgaaaagagtgagaggagcccaacagcaaaaattaggatgtttgttcaccaatgcgagaagcttaggtaataaaatggaggaactggagctcctggtccgagaattgaaaccggatatcataggaataaccgaaacatggtggaacggtagccatgactggagtacaggtatggaagggtatgtgctgtttaggaaagaccgatgcaaaggtaaaggtgggggagtagcattgtatatcaataatgaggtgaaatgtaatgaaataactagcaatgcaatggataatacggagtcggtctgggcaatggtcacattggggaagaaaactaccagagcctcacccgggatagtgattggggtgtgctatacaccgccgggatctagcttggagacagatagagagctctttaatgtttttaaggaggtaaacactaataggaactgcttgatcatgggggattttaacttcccggatatagattgggaaacaaatgctagtaataataatagggctcagcttttcctagacgtgatagttgatgaattccttcatcaagtggttgctgaaccgacgaggggggatgccattttagatctgattttggtgagtaacgaggaccttgttgaggaaatagttgtaggggacaaccttggctcgagtgatcatgagctaattcgtttcaaaataaatgagaggataatcaatattgcatctgagactagggtttccgatttcaaaagggctaactttactaaattaaggcgactagttagggaagtggactggactaacatatttagggatctaaaggcagatgacgcctgggttacttcaggttgaagttgcaggagatgtcagaggcatgtatcccgagaaagggaaaacggctcgtaggtagcagttttagaccgagctggatgagcaagcgtcttagaggggtcattaagaaaaaacagaaagcgtaccaggagtggaaaatgggagggatcagcaaagaaacctaccttattgaggtcagagggtgtagggaatcagtgagaaaggcaaagcgacgggtggagatggacctagcgaaggggattaaaaccaatagcaaaaggttttttagccatataaataggaagaaaaccaagaaagaagaagtgggaccgctataAACTTTAAACggatggcacaatatctgaacgaatattttgcctcagtctttaatgaggctaatgaagggctaaggaatagtgatagagggaccgatgggaatgaagatatgggggtagacattacggtatctgaggtggaagccaaacttgaacagcttaacggaagtaaatcggggggcccggataatcttcatcctagaatattaagggaattagcgagtgatattgctagcccattagcgatgatttttaataaatctctaaattcggggattgtaccgtttgactggagattagctaatgtagttcctatattcaagaaggggaaaaaaagtgacccaggtaactacaggcatgttagtttaacatctgtagtctgcaaaatcatggaaaaaattttaaaagagagagtggttacggagcatgaggccgatggccactgggatagtttacagcatggatttacgaaaggtagatcgtgccaaaccaacctgatctccttttttgagaaagtaacagattttttagacaagggaaatgcggtggatctaatatatctcgatttcagtaaggcgtttgatacggtaccgcatgaggaattactggttaaattggaaaagatggggattgaaatgaaaatccagaggtggataaggagctggttaaaggggagactgcagagggtagtattgaagggggaactgtcgggttggaggggggttaccagtggagttcctcaaggttcggttttgggtccgattttattcaatctatttattgctgacctgggaaccaaaagtaggagtgggctgataaagtttgcggatgacaccaagttgggaggtattgccaattcggaaaaggatcgggatatcctccagggagatttggatgaccttgtaaactggagtattagtaacaggatgaaattcaatagtgagaagtgtaaggttatgcatttagggatgactaacaagaattttagttataagctagggacgcaccagttggaagtaacggaggaggagaaggacctaggagtcctggttgatcgtaggatgactatgagtaggcaatgtgatgtggccgttaaaaaagctaatacggtcttgggatgcattaggcgaggtatttctagtagggataaggaggtgctagtcccgttatataaggcgttggtgagacctcatctggagtattgtgtgcagatttggtctcccatgtttaagaaagatgaattcatactggaacaggtacaaagaagggccactagaatgatccgaggaatggaaggcctgtcgtatgaaaggagacttgaggagctcggtttgttttccctaaccaaaagaaggataagaggagatatgattgcactctttaaatatatcagagggataaataccagggaaggagaggaattatttcagctcagtgctaatgtggacacgaggacaaacggatataaattgtcagtcaggaaatttaggcttgaaattagacgaaggtttctaaccatcaggggagtgcaatactggaacagcctaccgagggaaacagtggggacgaaggacctccatgactttaagattaagctagataagtttatggaggagatggtatgataggataccgggcttagtcaataggtcaattaagtgccacactggtaaatagtacaatgggtcaatgatatgatattcttaacctttttccagagggtatggctggagagtcttgcccgcatgctcggggttcagctgaccgccatatttggggtcgggaaggaattttcctccagggtagattggcagtggccctggaggtttttcgccttcctccaaagcatggggcaggggtcgcttgctaaaggagtgggtggatcggcttatgtggcctgcatcttgcaggaggtcagactagatgatcataatggtcccttctgatcttgaattctatgattctatgaaatgtaaTGGCAggcattatacaggaggtcagactgtaGGATCTAATGGTCCCTGCTGACCCTGAACATTATGAATCGATCGATAAAGGaagtagatcaggcatttatatttaCTCTAGCTCATAAAACATGAACAAGGAAACATTCAATTACATTGCAAATCTGAACAtataaaactgataaaagaaaacTGTTTACATAATATatatttggcctgtggaactccttagcACAGCTTTTAGTGGAGCAAAGAGCTTAGCTGAAcgggattcacaaatggattggccTGTGTAAATGATGCTGGCAGCATTACAGTTAGTTAAGGCTATCTGACAATTTCAAGGAAAAGACCCCATTTAAAGATGCTTATGCATTTGCCAAACATTAACTGTTTTtattgaaatttcccatgcttgTTGTCTGCATCCAGCAGAATTGCATTTTGAAAGTTTAAGTCATAATGATTCAGCCAACTTCTCGAATGCAGTAGGAGAAATGATGTATTGCCCACGCTGAAAAATTGTTATATTTATTCTAGTGAGGAGCCCTAGTAACTTTTGGCCCATGATACTGGAGCAAACTCACCCGCTGTGGAAAGGGCTCTGGGATGTTTAATGCCTGTGCAGAGTGGAAATGACTATAGACCTAGTCTCTGTCCCATCATGAGCACCTTGCACTGCACATGTCGAACAGAGAGAGATGGTACCTGTGATTTCTGAGATGGAAGCATCTTTACTGGGAATCACCCTCCAGTGGCTGTGTCCTGCACCTTTCTCACCCCAGCATGTGCAGCAGCATCCAACGCCGAGAGCTGACAGTGGTGTGCGCCACTTATAATATAGCTCATTGCATCCCCAGAGGGGTTTGCTCAGCCTCTCGGGAAGAAGCGGCATCTGGATGCAAAGAGGCTGGAGACTAGAGACTCTCTAGCCAATCACTCTGTCTCCATGTCCGCGCTTCTGTGTTTGTTATCCAGCGTTCGCAGTAAATaataattaagggaccttcccagaGGGATATGAGACCCCTTGGGCTCTTCaatgagtcagagaggaattacCTGTTCTCTGtaattgtgtatatttaaaaattatagttgattaCTAAGAAAACTAGGGCTAATGCCTAGGTCTCATAGGGTCTGACACTGTGTAAATGCCCAGGATAGATAGGTAAATAGTAGACAGATAGAGCTGGAAAACGATACCTGATGGGAGACATGAACACTTTCTGCTGGCACATGGGGCTGTGGCTAAGGGGTAAGAGATCAGTAATTCTCAACAGTAATTATCATCATACAACGCAGAAACTTTAACTGAAGGATCttcaaaacacctagcaaaggaaagtcactatgaATACATACATATCCCCATTATACCCATTGGTAAACTGAGGTGCAGGGAGACATGAGTTGGCCAAAGTCACAGAGAAAATaacagacagaacccaggagttctgatttCCCGGCTATAACAACGGTCGCTCCATCAGTAACTGTGTGCAATACAAACAGGAAATGGACTCACGATCTGGTAGGGCCTGTTCGCTGGCTGGGTGTGATGGACTTCTGCAGGGTGCACCCTGGAACTGGGTTTACCGCCAAGCCCTCTGGTTTACCAGTCTGAGCCCCCACTGACACTGTGAGGCtgggacaagctgcaatcctctccAGGTCTTGCACTTATGCAGCTTTTGacagacagggacacacccagctgtactTGTCCTAGTTGAACCTGGCTATCTACAGTGTTGGCTAAGAAATAAATGCGCACACAATCACATTTTTGCCTGTACAGTCtgttttttggcttctgtgtctgggTGTCATTTAGGGTTCCCAGGTACAGTTTTAAACCAGAAAGTCAGAAATGGAACCTGGCAGTGTCCAGTTCTTGCAGGACAGCGGGAGGCATCGGGTCATTAAACCAAGCCAGCCCCTGGTCAGCCGGGGCCGGCTCCTTTTCAGGCggcagcagctcccatcccagcCTGGGAGCAGCAAGAGCCAAGCGGGGCAGAGGTGCCATTTAGGGGGGCTAGCCGGGGCTCTACCCCCCACCTCCAATTTTCCTACCTGAAGTCTCCTCACAGCGCAcgccccacccccagaggggGCTCTTAGCTGCAACACGGCTTGAGTGTGGAACGTGATGGgttctgtgctgctcccagcttcaTCCTTTcaggcagggagtttgtttataaacagaggaaGAGGGATTCAGATAAGAAAGGGCTTGTcgttaaataaaattaaggatcattagatgatcctgaaagcattgaCAGGCACTTCCatgaaaagataggaaacaaagtgtaCGAACAAAGAGTCAGTTTTCCACGTGGAGAGAGGGAAACAGCGGTGTCCCCAGGAGTCAGTCCTTGGACCATTGCTGTTCACTACATAAAGAAcataaagatatataaagggccagaccgggtcagaccaaacgtccatccagcccagtgtcctgtcttctaacagtggccaatggcaggtaccccagagggaatgaatagaacagagaATTGTCAAGTGacccattccctgtcgctcattcctagcttctggcaaacagagattagggacaccatccctgcccagcctggctaatagccagcaATGGACCTGTGATCGATGAATTTATACAGTTATTTTTTGAACTCtctgtcttggccttcacaacatcctctggcaaagaattccacaggttgactgcattctgtgaagaaatattttcttttgtttgtttaaacctgctgcctattaatttcatttggtgatccctagttcttgtggtatgaaaagtagtaaataacacttccttactaaccttctccacaccagtcatgattttatagacctcgatcatatccccccttagtagcatcttttccaagctgaaaagttccagtcttattaatctctcctcctatagCACCCGTTGCATGCCCTAATATTTTTTCTtgatcttttctgaaccttttccaattccaatatatcttttttgagatggggcgaccacatctgcatgcagtattcaagatgtggttgtaccatggatttatatagaggcaatatgatattttctgtcttattatctattcctttcttaatgattcccaacattctgttagcttttttgagtgTCGCTGCAGAAtgagtggatgttctcagagaactatccacaatgactccaagatctctttcttgagtggtaagagctaatttagaccatatccttttatatgtatagttgggatttgccattttgttgcccagtcgcccAGTTCTGAAAGATCTTTTTGTAGATCTTTGCAGTTTGCttgagacttaactatcttgagtagtttattatctgaaaattttgccacctcactctttacacctttttccagatcatttatgaatattggGGGAGGtctacgttggatattaggaaacattatttcactaggagggtggtgaagcactggaatgggttccctagggaggtggtggaatttccttccttagaggtttttaaggtcaggcttgacaaatccctggctgggatgatttacttggggttggtcatgctttgagcaggggtttgaatTAGATGATCTctgtggtctcttccaaccctgatattctgtgaatctatgattctatgatgatgcTGGGTAGCAGCTTAGCTAAACAGCTTCTAGGTGTAGTGATCAAAATTTTCATGTAGAGCATATGTTAGACTCAGCTTCAGTGTTCAGCTTCACCCAGATAAGGTGCCATGGACTTGTTTAAATAGCcagtgtcataactataaagggaagggaacagccctcctttgtacaatactataaaatccctcctggccagagaccccaaaatccttttacctgtaaaggttaagaagctcaggtaacctggctggcacctgacccaaaggaccaataaggggacaagatactttcaaatcttggtgaggaaaaggcttttgtttgtgctctttgttttgggggttgttcgcccttgggactaagagggaccagccatcaatccatgctctccaaatcttcctgcaccagtctctcatatttcaatcTTGTAAATAACAGCCGGGCAAGGCGTGTtcgttttatctttgttttctcaacttatAAGTATTCCTTTCAGCTGAgaagattttacctctgtttgctgtaactgtgcacctaaggctagagggggttcctctgggctctatgaatctgattcccctgtaaagttattttccatcctgattgtacagagatgatttttacctttctttctttctttctttctttctttctttctttctttctttctttctttctttctttctttcaaagccttctttttaagaacctgattgatttttccttgttttaagatccaagggggttggatttCGACTCACCAGGAACTGGTGCGGGGTGCGGataaaggagggggaatggttaacttctccttgttttaagatccaaggctTTGGATCGGTATCACCGGGAACTTGGTGGAGAaatctctcaaggctacccagggaagggtatAGTACTGGGGAGGCAGATATTCTGGGGGggggaggtagacagagtttcccaaataactcataaataatttgggtgtggcagcaaaaccagatctaagatgGAATTTAAGCtgagaggttctcatgcaggtctccacatctgtaccctagagttccgAGTGGGGAAAGAACCTTGACAGCCAGATAATAGAAGTTGCACCATTTATCTCCTTCGCTGTGAGCTACCCAAACCTCCCTGACATCTGCCCAGCATCCCAACTTCTCAGCTAACACGGGGGCTTGTCCTATCACCTCACTTACCTGCCGTCCTCTCTTACCCTGACCCCAGGAcctggctcagggcaaggggctgcCAGCCCATCCCCATTGCAGGGACCCTGCCTGCTACAGGCTCCCAGTCAGGAGGAGAGAAAGGGAGCTGAAAGCTAAGGAAACAAGCCACACAAGGGTCTCTGCCCTCAGGACTCTGTAGCTGAGCTTCAGGGCCCACAAGCTGTATGGTGCACAATCTCGCCCGCCTGCAACACAACCCTGCTACCAACCCTCAGCTGCTCTTATAGGGTTTCCTGGCTTCCCTCTCCGCTCCTCATTGGTCTGTCAGCCCCAGCACTGTGTCCTCACTGCCCTCACTgcaggctccttgtcaggctgcagcagctcccgtcccagccccagagcagagggagccctgctGGGGCCCAGAGGTGGAGGGAGGTGGAGATAATCCAGAAAAtgccggggctggggaggtgaGGAGCAAGCAACAGGGGCAGCGCTTTCGAGGAAAAGGCAGAAGTGAGCCGGGGCCTGGAGGAAGACGTGGATAAAGGAGTGGGGCCTTGCAGTTATAGGCGGGAGAGTGGGAGGGGCCTTGTGGAAAGGTGTGGGGCAGCGGGCAGGGGGCAAGGACTTGGGGAATAGGCAGGAGAGAGTGCAGGTTCTCAAGTGTCCAGTTACCCACAATTAGAAAGGTGACAACCCTATGAGTTAATGAGCTGTACCCAGACTGATTCCTCTGTTTGTCAAGCAGACGCAGCAGAGAAAGGccaggaaaggatttaatgtcCCTTTGGCCTCGCAGTCAGTGTTTCGGGGAAGAGGGAccagcaccatgtcaccagccagctctgaacggaaactccatctcagagccagagaaccaggagaaaactttagggctctttatgagtaaagagccaGAGTAGCCTGTCCCGGATCTTTTTGGTCCTCgccccatagatgatggggtttagcatgggggACATAAAGACATACACGCTGGCAATGAGAATGTGGAAATGTCCAGGCACATTCTGGCTAAACCGGTACATGAGGGAGATGAAGAGCCCTGGGATGTAAGAGGCtaagatgacacagaggtgggagccgcaggtcccaaaagtcttgagcggggcatcctttgtggggagcctgaagatgaccctgaggatctggatataggaGATGGTGATAAAAATAGCATCCAGACCCATCACACAGAAAAGCACAAAGAGGCCGTAGTAACTGCTAGCAAGGGTGTCAGCACAGGACAGCTTGACCAAGGCTATATGCATGCAGAACGgctgggggatgatgttggtccTGCAATATGGCCATTGCCTCGCCAGGAGGAGATATGGCAGTATGACCATTCCAAcgcgcagcaccacggccaggccgATCTTGGCCACCACAGGGTtggtcaggatggtggaatgtctcaggggatggcagatggccacgtagcgatccaaAGCCATGGCTACGAGGATCCCAGTCTCCAtccctgagaagcagtgaatgaagtacatctgggtgaggcaggcactgaaatcgatctccctggaattgaaccagaagatgttCAACATTTTGGGCAGGGTGGATGTGCTCAGGATGAGGTCaatgacagccagcatgcagaggaaatagtacatgggcccatggaggctcggctccctcttcactattaacaggatggtgaagttccccaagatggctatgatgTATATGgcgcagaaggggatggagatccagacatgggctgcctccaggccTGGAATGCCCatcaggatgaaggtggaggggttggtgaagtcagttgtgttggaatctgacatggagtagggggAAGGTGTCCAATCCTGAGGCAGAACGGTGTTTCCTGCATGTACTGTACGTTCCTTTGGCTTCCAGTATATGCCCAGGCTTTAGGATGATGGTCGCAGTACAAATGCCTGTATGGAGAGACAATATTCATatgagacactacatgcactCCTGGAGGTTGTTCTTATGGGTGAAGCAGATTGGTcactcttcacacactgaaaaatgaaattttcattattcagataaATGAATTATGAACACATGAGACTACTATTATTTTATGGTGCTCTCTGCCTCAATAATTCCTACACATCTTGGTGTGGGAAAGCTTAATAGACACCAACGGGAAACACAATGGTGGATATTGATTATCCGTCACTGTTCCTTAGGCCTTCTCTAGACTGTCAAGGTTTTTTGTCAAAAAGCAGCTTTTTGCAAAGAACCAGTGGCGGTGTCCACACTGCAAGGCCACCATTGACGATGGAACTCCTCAGTTTCagtgacataataaaaccactttgaGAAGAGTTGAAAGATATTTTACGCAAATGTTTTGTCGACGATGTGACAGCATGGACATTCACGCCCCTCTCCCGAaagcatcccacaatgcccaccctGACCACTGTTGTCAGCAGTTTCAATGGCCTGGGAAatttgaaattccccttcctcTTTGGTGTGGAGAGTTCACACTGCCTGTTCTCAGGTGACCATGGCGGCTCCAGACAGCAAATGCTCCCCCACTTGGGCCACCGTGGAGCTGCTGGATCTGCTcagtatttggggagaggaggctgtgcagtcccagttgtgctccagctgcaggaatTTCGATACCAATGGGCAGATTTCATGCAGCTTGTTGGAAAAGAGCTGTGAttaggacacactgcagtgcacaggAAATGTGAAGGAGCTGAGTGCCACGTACCAGAAGTGCCATGAACCTGAAGGGAAGGGAGGCAAATGGTCAGTCTGGTGCTGCTCTCCAGACCTGCCATTTTTATAAGGAGTTGGACGCTGTCCTCGTCTGTGACATCACCTCCATGCCATGAGCCCTGTGGATATTTTGCTAGGTCTGGAGATGATGCAAACTGGACTTAACCAACAGGAGAAAGTGATCGCTAAAGAGATGGAGGCATTCAAAGATGTGGAGCTGGGCATTTCCCCGTGCGGCTAGGCAGTGCGGGGAGTGGGCTGTTGATACACACCGAGGTTTCACAGGATTCCTCCagggagatctctaggaaacttccCTGCAGATACTCCGCAATCCTGTGCTGAGGGTCCTTGACAGAgctgctttcttccttcctccactGAGTGACACTTTTCTGCCCCATTCTGCAATTACTTGGGCAAGGACCAAAGGGGCACACAGGTGAGCTGCACAGGCAGAAGCTGCTAACATGTAGTAGTTtcactcttagaatcatagaatcatagaatatcagggttggaagggacctcaggaggtatctagtccaaccccctgctcaaagcaggaccaatccccaactaaatcatcccagccaggctttgtcaagcctgaccttaaaaacctctaaggaaggagattccaccacctacctagggaacccattccagtgcttcaccactctcctagtgaaaa
Proteins encoded:
- the LOC123363330 gene encoding olfactory receptor 52E4-like; translation: MSDSNTTDFTNPSTFILMGIPGLEAAHVWISIPFCAIYIIAILGNFTILLIVKREPSLHGPMYYFLCMLAVIDLILSTSTLPKMLNIFWFNSREIDFSACLTQMYFIHCFSGMETGILVAMALDRYVAICHPLRHSTILTNPVVAKIGLAVVLRVGMVILPYLLLARQWPYCRTNIIPQPFCMHIALVKLSCADTLASSYYGLFVLFCVMGLDAIFITISYIQILRVIFRLPTKDAPLKTFGTCGSHLCVILASYIPGLFISLMYRFSQNVPGHFHILIASVYVFMSPMLNPIIYGARTKKIRDRLLWLFTHKEP